The window TATAAATCCTTCAATTAGTCAAAATACTGAAGTCATAAAGCCTTTTGCTAAAGGCATACAACAAGGGCTAAATAAATTTCCGCTAGAAATTATAAGAGACGTAGAAAATGGTGCTTATTATGATTTTGTAAATTACAGGTATGACCACTATCGTCAAACTTATTATATCTTATTTAGATTATACTCTTCGGAAAGCGGTATGAATTATCATGATTATAGAATTCATAAAAAAGATGGAGAGATGCTAATCTCTGATGCCTACCTCTACCTTTCGGGTGAAGATATATCACAAACTATGGCGAGATTAATGGGCTATGCTATGCCTAATAAAAAAATATTAGGGCTTATAGAAAATACTAAACGTGAAGGTGTCGCTGATTTATTTAAAGCCATACAATACAAAAAAACAGGTGAATTTAAACAAGCCTATGCACTGATAAATAGTATTACTTCAGAAATTTCTAAAGAGAAATTTTTTCTTGTTTTTAAAACTATTATTGCCAGTACTATTGATGATGCAACTTATTTAAATGCCTTAGAAGAATTATTAACAAATTTTTCCGACGACCCTACAATTGTTTTAAATAAAATAGACTATTATATTTATAAAGGCAACTATTTTGAAGCTATACAAGTTATAAATCAGCTACAAGAAAACACAGAAGATGATTTTTTAAATTTTCTAAAAGCTAATGTTGCTTTTCAGGATGAAAACTTTGATTTTGCATTAAATAACTATGACTATATGGTTCAAAACTATCCCGATTTCTTTGAAGGACAAGCTGGTTATTTAAATACTTTAGCAATGATGAAAAAGTACACCGAAGTTACCGATTTTATAGATACTTTAATTTCTGAAGGCTATGAAAGAGATGCACTAATAAATTACATTGAAAAAAATGATGCTTATGGCGAAAATATACTAGATCCCTTAGTCCAATCCGAACCATACAAATCATGGAAACTTAAGACCAAAAATTAATATGAAACATTTAGTAGTACTTACTGGCGCAGGTATGAGTGCCGAAAGCGGCATAAAAACCTTTAGAGGTGCAGATGGCTTATGGGAGGGACATGATGTTATGACAGTAGCATCTCCAGAAGGATTTGCTGCTAACCCTGAACTGGTTTTAGAGTTTTATAACCAACGTAGACAGCAACTTTTAAAAGTTAAACCTAATAAAGCACACCTAGAACTCGCTAACCTAGAAAAACATTTTAAAGTCACTATTATTACTCAAAATATTGACGATCTTCACGAACGAGCAGGAAGTACAAACGTTGTGCATTTGCATGGCGAATTATTAAAAGTAAGAAGCACCAAAAATAAAAACGTCGTTTTAGACTGGAAAAAAAACCTTATTATTGGAGATGTTGATCAAAAAGGAAACCAACTAAGACCGCATATCGTATGGTTTGGAGAGGCTGTACCATTAATAGATAAAGCTATGGAAATATGTGCAACAGCAGATAAATTACTAATTATCGGTACCTCGTTGCAGGTCTATCCCGCAGCTAGTTTAATGCACTATGTCCCAGAAAATATACCCAAGTTTTTTATCGATCCTAATCCTTCTATTTCCAGTACTAAAGACTTAACTGTTATTGCTGAAACTGCTACGCAAGGTATTAACACCTTTATTTCGATTTTTTAATTATGAAATACACCTTGTTACTGCTCTCAGTATTTTTTTCAACACACGCTAACAGCCAAAACTCTGTCCTTTCTTTTAGAGAAAAGTTATTACTGAAATCAAATATTAATACACAAAGTGAATCCTTTTCTATTCAAGACAACGACCAATCTGTTTTAGTAAATGCTAATAACACCTATAGATTAGAAGTTGCTGCTAATTATAAATTTCTAGGCTTAAAAATCGGCTTTTCCCCAAGTAGTAGAAACTCCAATTTTAAATCCAAATTTTTAAATTATCAGCTAAACGTTTTTGTAAAACAATGGATACAAAGTATTGAATATAGAAAGGTTCAAGGTTTTTATCAAGAAAATAATGCCGAGTTATTGACGCAGTTCCCTAAATTAAAAACTACGAGTTGGATCGGGACAACATCCTATGTTTTAAATAATAATTTTTCTTTAAAACACTTAACGCATTTAAATGAATGGCAAAGAGAAACTGCCGGTAGTTTTGTACCCACATTAAAATATGGTTTTAATAGATTAAGTAACATCATAGACAATCAAAAGGTTGTAGAAAATAGTTTTGATATATCTATTGCCCCAGCTTATTATTATACCTGGGCATTTAAAGAGCATTGGTTTATCTCCTCCTCTATAGCTCCTGCAGTAGGCTTACGATTTACTACCGAAAAATTTAATGAAACGACAAGCAAAGACATCTTTGTATCACGTGCTTTAGATCTGACATTACAATTTGGTTATACTTCTGAAACTATTAGTGCTGGTGCTAGTTTTAATTTTGACTCGAATGCCATAAATAAAGATATCGCACAAAGTGTCGTTACAGATAAAAGTTATGCAAGCCTTTATTTTGGTTACAGATTTGAACCTCCTAATTTTTTAAAACGAACTGCGCAAACTATTGAAGACCAATTAGGTTTATAATTTTAGTATTAACAATGACACCAAAAAAATGAATACAAAAAATTTAGACCTTCTCAATATAGGTCTTGTCGCTATATCACTGTTAGTCGCTTTTAAACTACCTTTTGAGTTATTTTTATTTTCCTACGCTGTACTCGGACCTCTCCATTATCTAACAGAAATCAATTGGTTAAAAGAGCATCATTACTTTATTAAGTCAAATAAAAAATGGACTTATTTATTCATACTATTTCCAATCATTATTGCTATTTACCCGATCTATGCGTTTCTCAATCTTGGTATTAGTAACTCCTTAAATGATATTTTGATACTAATTAATGGTCATAGTAATACGTTACTATTAATCGGTTTTTTTATTGCTCTAGGATTGTTATTTGTAACTAAAGCAAAACACATATTTTTAGTTTTATTTTTAGCAATACTATTAGCTATAATCTTGACACTTTACA is drawn from Psychroserpens sp. NJDZ02 and contains these coding sequences:
- a CDS encoding SIR2 family NAD-dependent protein deacylase, with translation MKHLVVLTGAGMSAESGIKTFRGADGLWEGHDVMTVASPEGFAANPELVLEFYNQRRQQLLKVKPNKAHLELANLEKHFKVTIITQNIDDLHERAGSTNVVHLHGELLKVRSTKNKNVVLDWKKNLIIGDVDQKGNQLRPHIVWFGEAVPLIDKAMEICATADKLLIIGTSLQVYPAASLMHYVPENIPKFFIDPNPSISSTKDLTVIAETATQGINTFISIF
- a CDS encoding DUF4421 family protein; the encoded protein is MKYTLLLLSVFFSTHANSQNSVLSFREKLLLKSNINTQSESFSIQDNDQSVLVNANNTYRLEVAANYKFLGLKIGFSPSSRNSNFKSKFLNYQLNVFVKQWIQSIEYRKVQGFYQENNAELLTQFPKLKTTSWIGTTSYVLNNNFSLKHLTHLNEWQRETAGSFVPTLKYGFNRLSNIIDNQKVVENSFDISIAPAYYYTWAFKEHWFISSSIAPAVGLRFTTEKFNETTSKDIFVSRALDLTLQFGYTSETISAGASFNFDSNAINKDIAQSVVTDKSYASLYFGYRFEPPNFLKRTAQTIEDQLGL